Sequence from the Fragaria vesca subsp. vesca linkage group LG4, FraVesHawaii_1.0, whole genome shotgun sequence genome:
AGCATTAGCTGGCCAATTACCCGAGACATGCCAATGACTGAAGGATCAAGATTTAGACATTGTGTTTGATAGCAAAAGATGGAACCTGTCAGAAGTGGGACAATGGCAATAGAAGCTACAATCCAAGTAAGTGGACGAATAATCCTTTGCTCTTGAATTCCCATCATTAGATCCGATAATTGTTTCCTGAGACTCTCCAAGATTGGTTTCCTAGCAAGACTGTGCTCTGACAACTGTGGTAAACCAAGAGAATCCTCTCTTATTGACGAAGAAATTGCAAGTTGAGCCGAAAGTAAAACCGAAAATAGGAGAAACATGGTCCGTGGTGGTGCTTTCATTAAGAAATATCCACCTAATAAGTTCCCAAGGATTCCACCAGCCGCTAATGCCATGAATGCATAAGACTGGAGGCCTTTCATCCTGTGTTGCTGACCATATTCTGCAACAAGAGCATCCTTTGCTACTTCTGTAATTGATGCTCCAAGATTACTGAGGAGAACACACGCCATAATGGTGGGAAGGGCCTTTGCAGCAACTGGAACCAGTGCTAGTGATCCCCAAGACAGGACCTGTAGAAGAACTGAAGTTTGAAATCCATCAGATTCTGTTCAAGTAATCAATTATACATGTCACATAGCTCACAGGTTTCAGATAGCATATACTTACTTTATATTGCCTTTTCAACATCCATATATGGCTCATTTTATTTCAAATTGAAACGTCCATAGTGAAACATAGTTCACACCATTAACCAGCGCTTCTAGGTTCAACTTTAGCACTGTTTGACAGCATCATAATTACTAGAATCTCTAAATTTGACAGAGATTCTTTTATTATGTTGAGGAATTTAATCACTTCTAATGAATCAAAGGAATTTTAGGAACATGGGAAATAGAGAAACAGAACCTAGAGCTGAAAGAGGAGGAAGAAATGAATAAAAAGTACAGTTTCAATACAAAACCACCAAGATGAAGCCAAGCCCTTTCATCCTTGTACTGATAAACAAAAATGTATAAGCAACTTTACAATAATTAACAGAGTTCAGATTAATAGAATGACAGAGATAAGGCAAGGGATTTGAAACTAACCTCCAATGGAAACATAAGGAATTCGATGAGCACCACCAATGTAAAGAGCATCAGAGAGGAGTCCATACAAGGGCTTGGCCACCATGGGAAGATTACCAGAATGTTGCACAAGTTGCAATATTGAAGGGTGCATATTAAGATTGTGAGCCATGTGAAAGTTCAAAGCCAACCATGGAAAGCACCTAAAGCCTTGCACCCAATACCCAAATCCACACAAAATCATCATTTGTTGGCTTCCCAATTTGGGAAGGCCTCTCCTTTCCACATTGGCCCTGTTTTTCTTGGCCTTTCTGTAAACAACCTGAGTTGGGGTGACCAAGATGGGATTTTTAAGCTGGATTTTGGGTTCTTTGAGGTTGTGAATGATGGTGTTATCTGGGTTTTGACGGTGCAAACAAATAATGGGTGGTTTTAAGTGAAAAGGATGGTGTGGTTGCTTTCTTGAAAGGTTCATCATTTTTGGATTGATTGCTGTTGCCCATGGATTTTCATATGAAATTGATGTGTAAATCATGGTAATCTGGGTTAATACTCAAAAACACAAATATAAAATAGGAGAGACAAATTCAGCTCAAGCTTCCCTAATCTCTATTACCTCCTCAAAATTTGACTCTCAAAAAACACAAAATGAACGAGGCAGAAAAGAAAGGAAGGCTGCTATTATTAGACCAAGACTTGATGGAGTTAGCATACAAATGTGAGCTAGGTAAAAACCCAGTAGATTCAGAGAGAGAGAGAGAGAGAGAGAGAGAGATCTAGAAGAGTGAAGAGATTGAAGACAAAGAAGAGCATAGAGGAAGAGGTTTTTTTTTATGTTGGTTTGTCCGTGTGTGTCTTGTCTTGCTGTCATTTGCCGGGGGCTTTGTTTGAGGAGGCAGCACGCGCCGCACGTGAGAGTGGGTCCGAGAAAATAGGGGACCAGCGTGGGTGTCTCGAACTCTCGGATCGGGTCCACGTGCCCGATTTGGTCTGGGTCCGTTTTCTGACCCAATCAGGAGATCTGAGTTGAGTGACGGACTTGATTGGGAAATCTAGGACTTGTTGGATTCGCGGTCAGAAATTTTCCCGTTTGTTAACGGAGAAGGACAGGTTTGGGAGTTTTACACGCGCGCGTGTAATTCACGTTAATAGTAGGACCGATGGGGTGGTGCATTGCGGGAGAGAAGCGCGTGGAGTTTTAGGTTTGGCGACAGAAACTTCGAAGTTGGAAACGATGTCGTTAAACGTAGATACTTTCATTGTTTAGGGCAAGTAGGTGCACTCTTTGGACTGGGAGTGGATTAGGGTTGTAAACGTTTGCTTTCGAGGCTAAGCAACAACGTTTAAGGGCATGCACCTATTACAACAAACATGTGCCTAGTTAGCTTTCGTACTTGAAAGATAAAAACTACATATATTAAACACAGTATATTTGAAACTCCCATTTTTTAAGTTGTGTGAAGTCTATAATCGATACAGTATTCACAAGTAGAGATCATTATGAGCTTGCGGTTTCTTCAAATATGTAGCGGTATGTCGACACTCTGTAAAAACAATAGTTGTTTTTAAAGTTCTATTCAGAAAGTCACGTAAAACTTCAAAATTAATGGCGGCTCTCGATGGGTTCGGAGGAGACACGTGGTTTGAAGACCAGCACGAGGTCTACTGATGTCAGCTATTTTGGTCATAAGACACTCGTCACCTGATGGTTGCCTTAGGCTTAAGCTCTTGACAAGTGTCGCAAAGAGCTTGGTGTGTTTTTCTAATTTTTGACAAGTAGCAATTTTTGTATTTTATTATCTTGTATTTGTCATTTATATGACTCATTGAGTCAACTCTTTTTTATTTTTGGTGAAAAATGAATAATTCATTAATCAAAAGACGAGTCCAATTACAAAGCCTGCAAAACACAAGGTAGAAACTACAACAAACAAAGATTATGGACCTTTAACTTGATCAAGCTAGAAAGAGTAAAAGGAGATCAATAACTCACTAATCTATAGGCTGGAGCCCCTACAACCGAAAATAAAAAAACAACAAACCTAACAAATCTATCAGATCCTCCATCCATGTTTACTAACATTGTTGTCGCCATCACCGCCAACAAACGTAAGGTCGTGAGGAGTGCTAAATTAGAGCTTTGATGCTCGAGAAACCGATGCCAAACAAATCTCAGTGCACACACCCTATGGAAACCCTCAACCCAAGGGAGTAGCTCCCTCAAAACAACACCATACAATCCACAATCGCAAAACACACCATGAAGATGTTGTGGCTGACGAAAGAGGACCAAGTAACAGAAGCAAGAATCAGAACCAGTACCGAAGAAAATGGATGTCTCTAATAAGTGATCGTGAATTCTCATTCACATGCACTTCCTGCAGGGGCTGCAGGCCACCAAAGAGTTCGAGAACAAGCAACTTATCTACCACAACGTTTATGGTTTTTACATGGATTAGTCTCAGCTATCATCATCATAGTGATAATCTCGATGTTGATCATGGTTTAGTTTCAGTTTTTATTGTTTATTTGTCCCGTAATTTGTTATATCAGTGTTTTTTCTTCTTATGTTTCCATTGATCATGGTGTACTTTTGTCATAGTAATCCGGTGATTTACCTCTTGAACCTGTTGGGGAATATGGAGGTATTGCCTTGTAATTCTAGACCAAACTTGTTTTTATTGTGATTCAATTTGATTTAAGATGATAGGAATCTCGTTTACTTCGGATTTGTACTGTTTTTTTTTTTTTTTGCTGATGAGGTTAAAATGCAGTTAGGATATATTATGCATACCTGAGTCAATAAATGTCAAGAAACAGTTGTTGTTCACATTTAGCAATACCAATAGGATGAACTCTAAACTAAGAATTGCACTTGTTATATCATAAACAGCAAGCAGGATCATACATCCATTCACCAGAAAAGTCTGGGAAAATTTTCAACAGAGTACATTACATCAGCTTCTCAAATTCACAACCAACAAGAGGATTAGTAATCCTTCTACACCACCAATTTGTACAACTGAAACTTCAAACTGTTAGTGCTTCATCCAGAATGGGTTTTACAGGAGAGGACCTCTTATGCGGAAACAAGTATAGAATGAGCACTATTCCTAAATTGGTATCATCTACAGGATAACTAAAGAAGAAACCCTAAGGTTGATAAGCACTGTAACAGATACAGATTTCATCAACAAAGAATCTTTGTAACAAATTGAAACATAAGAGATTATAAGTGCGCTGTATCTAAAAGGGTATGATCTAAAACAGATAATGGCCAACTGTGACTAAATTCGGATGTTAAGAAAAGAACGGCAAAGTGTGTGAAATTCAAACCCAGGAATGGTGAGCTGATGTGCATCTACAGGAGCTTGTAGTAGCAGTCAGTTCCATTGAGAAGGAACTGATAGGCCTTGTCACAGTGGCACCTGAAGTGAATGACCAGAGAGTCATCCTTCTTCTCCACACTCACAGATTCTGAAAATTCTTTCTCACTGCTATCCTGCAACAGCAACAATAAAGACACTGTTTAGTTTCATGGTTTGCATAATAAAGAATCTGAAACACCACATGACCAAATCACTGCTTTCTTTGACCTGTTATTCAGAAAACGCATGAAAACAAATGGAAGACAAATTCCAAATACCAATTTTCATGGTTCGACAAATAGGAATCAGAAAACACCAACTACCAAATACCAATATCAGGGTTTGCCCATTAAAGAATCAGAAAAGTACCAAATGCATGAAATTTTAGAACAGAAACAAAATTGTGGTATTAAATTTGAGAGCCAAGAAAGCATGATGAACCTTGGAATAAATCTGGCATATTCTACATTCTTTCTCCTATATGAATAATACCCCCAAGGTTCTTGAAAAGTAACCAAACACCGAACTGTGAGGAGAAAAAAAAAAATCAATACCTCAGTGGAAGTATCATTGGGAATATCTCGAATGGCATCAATATCAGGCATATCTTGAGTGGCTCCGATTTCGAGTTCTTCATCTTGTTCCAGATCCTCTTCACGCATGAGCTGCCTGCACCACTCACTCATCTCCTTCAGCCGACCCTTCATCCTCTTCAGCCTCTGCAAATTCCAACAATCACCCAATTCAGAAACCCAGAAAGATAAAGAAAGAAGCTTTCAATTTCATAAACCCAGAAGAAAGAAGCTTTTGATTTCATAAACCCAGAAAGATAAAGAAAGAAGCTTTCATTTCACAAACCCAGAAAGAAAGACCCAAGAATCTGAAAGAGGCATTTTCACAAACACATGGAGGGCACAAAGATCAAACCTTGGAATTGGGAGTATCAGTGTCAGTCTCGACGGACATATCGTTGGAGCTGGAGGAGCGGGAGAAGGCCTGGGCCGGAGAGGGGTTGATATCGGAGACGGAGCGGCGGAGGGTCGGCGGCTGCTGCGGCGGAGGAAGAGGCGGCAGGGAGGAGTTGAAGTGGGTCGGGGAAGGAGATGAAGTAGTCTTGTTGAGATCGGGAGAGTGGCCGGCGGAGAGAAATGGGTTGGTCTGCGGCGGCGGCGGAGGGGAGTAGGGGTCGGAAATGCAGCGGCGGAGGAGGGGTTGGTGGTGGTGGTGGTGGTGGTGGAGAGGGAGGGTGAGCTTGGAGTAGCCGAAGCCGAGGAGAGAAGAAGGGTCGTCGGGAGAAGGTGGGGACCTTTTCATGGAGATGGGCTCAGAGCCACAGGTGGTGGAGGTCATCATTGTCTTGACTTTCTTTGTTTCTGGGTTTCTTGGTTTGTTGCAGAGACCGAGAGGAATGGTTTTTATAGCAAGAAGAAGAAGAGAGAAGGGGTTAAACCCCAGGTTTTAGGGTGGGAGTTTGTTAGGCATTGGTGACGTGGCAGAAAGCAGTTACTTATAGTTGGTTCGAGAGCCAATCAACAATCGACAACATTGAGTATGGAAAACTGGGAGTAACTAACAACAAGGCCCGTCTAGCTCAGTTGGTAGAGCGCAAGGCTCTTAACCTTGTGGTCGAGGGTTCGAGCCCCTCGGTGGGCGCTTTGTTTTTATTTTTTAATTTTTTTTTTGGAATATTTCCTCGGTGATAATTGGAAAATAGTTGGGCACTAGGGCTGAAACATAGATAATTCATTACAGGCAAAACAACAATCTATCATGTACAACTACAAAGACATTCCAAAGGGTACAAAGTTAGGAGTTGATGGGGTAAATGATATCCCTTGTATTATCTTACTTGAGCTAAGTTCGTGGTAATTGACTAACTGGTAATGTAGCATGATACTAGGCCGATACATAGCCGGTCTTGTAAAATGTATTACAGAGGCATTACTTAGCCTTTTTGTCTGCCTAAACGCCGGCTTCAACGAATTCCTTCCGAATTATATTTCTCTCCCTATATTACACTATAGTTCTTTCGGGAGCTAAGAACAACGCATCCAACAAGACTGTGGTTCTTCGCACAGTGGAACTGGTTGGCAATGGATTTGTGATCAAGGTGCCAAGTCAAAATGTTTTTCCAATATCGAGTGGACTTCTGTTAGGGAAGACACCTTGAAATCTGGTTTGTGATGTACATTGGCGAATTCCGGAGAGTCATATCTGCCCACTTCATCAAGCAAGCACGCAAATGCTCCTGCTCGTTTCCCACAAGCCACCTGCAAAGACAGCACAATTCTTTATACATCTCCAGTCTCTAGTCATATAATGATTCAACAGCAGCTCAGGAATCTAGCACACTACAGTATTGTAACGGAAGTTAGGACTCACTGGCTCAGAAGGCCAGCACACTACATGATCATAATGCAGAAGTGACGCCCTTATCTTATCCGATCACATCTCTTTTCTCACTTATGGCTCGGTAGTGCTCATAGCACCACATACAAAAACTACGACATACTATGCTGCTAGATCAGTTTATCATATTTGCTTATAGAGAGTGATAGGGTATACAAATGGCAACACCTAAAGAGAATACAACGTACTTTCACAATAAACAAAAACATAGTTACTCACGTCATCTTTAAGGGAATCTCCAACCATCATTACTTCACTAGGGTTAACTTCCCAGGCTGAACATATATGCAATAATGGAGCTGGATCCGGTTTGTAAGGTCGAAATTCCCTGCTCAGAGCTGGAGAAAATGACAACTGCAGTGATGATACACAGAGTGGAAGAGATTAGTGATGTAATTAAGTTAGCCTCCAGCAACATTAGCCACAGTCACGGTTATACAGATCTGCTGAAGGCTATAGAATGCATCAAATAGTAAATGACAGAATATCTAGGATACACCGATACAGAAATTAAAAGTTGAAATGGGGAAGAAGAACAATAAAAAGAAAGCATAAAACTTTAACTTTTCTCCCTTTAATCAGAAAGAAAAAGGGGAAAACAGGCCAGATAGAAATGTAAGTTTGTGATGTAAGGCGTAGCATCTTCCAGTCTCACAAGTAGCAGAAAACTTGGTATAGTATAAGTCTGTATTTCAGTGCACACATCTAATGCCATAGCTTTTAACATGCATACATCTAATCCTTACCACATACACACAGTAATTGAAATACAGTTGAATGTAATGTGTTATTCATTCAAAAGGAATAATATGTAACAGTTAAGTGTGTAACTTCACGTTACACCACTTAGTATTATACTTACCCTGAACCGTTCATGAAACAAATCCACCGCACTCTTGACATTGCGTGTGATTAATCCCCGCCTGTATCAAAACAAACATTCTATCAGCATTCACTTATCATTGCTGCCCACATTACCGAAAACAGTCACGAAACATAGTAAATTACTAAATTATCAAAATCCATATCTTAAGCTACACAAGAACTCAACTTCAATACGAAAAGGTATTAAGCTACATCACAGTTGAATTAAGCTTCGAAACTGAACCTAATGAGAGTATCAAAATAGCGATAAGTGGTGAGTATGACCTTATATTTTTAGAATCTAGAAAATCACAAAGTTCTGCAGCACCTGCACCACAATTTATATCAAAATGTTACTAATGTCAACTCAATTTTCCAAAAAATTTACACCAGTAAAAAAAAAACACAATCCAAACTCAAGACTGTAAATTTGTTTTTTACCAGGCATGATCTGGAGGCGATCGAGTCCCCGGCGCTCGAAATCGGCGATGGTCTCGTAAGCCTTCTGCTGCCTATCATTGCTCCAGCCCTCAATGTGATGAAGGATATCAATCCCGGAAGGATTCTCCGCCCTGATTCTGATGTACTCCTTCTCGCCGAGCACGGCCCTGTACATTGCCGCGAAATCGATGACGGGGACCGTTAGGGTTCCGTCCATGTCGAAGACCACGCCGCGGAGGCGAGCCCGCGGCGGTGCGGCGGCGGAGAGAGTTGTGTTAGTGGCGGCGGCCATGGGTAGTTTGGGGAATTTGAATTTGGGGGAGAGGAAGAGAGCGGTGGTGGTTCTGGGGAAGAAGAGTAGGGGCATGACGTGGGGCGGGGGTTTGGGTATTTATAGGGGTTTTCTGTGATGGAGACAAATGGAGCAAAGAGAATGTGGTGGAGAGTGAGGAAGGAGAAGAGTGAGTGGCCAGAAATGAGAGACTAATTAGATGCTTTTACAGTTTTACTGTAGTTGTAAAGATGCTTTTTTCTGGGGATGAATTATACAGAGGATTCCAGTTTGTCTTGTTCAAGATATGAATGACTAATTAGATGTGGCCAGTTTGCTCCATGGAAGAACCAACTGAACTTCAATTTCTAAGATCGAAAGGCAAATCATGAAATTTTGATGACCAAGTTTGTATCATATAGGTGGGATGTGAGATTCCAATGATGGTTCGATTGTCATGAGTGCTAGCAAAGTTTGAAGGATGTCTCACTTTTAGGAGAAATTTTTCAGTCCTAAATACCCATGAATGTCATTTCACAAAAATAAAAAATATTTGTTTATATCTTAGTTGTAAAAAATCCATATGTCTAAATTTGATTGGAACGTAGGACCACGTCAGACTGCCACGTGATCCTCCTGTAGCATTTAAAAATTTCTCCATTTTTAGGTGCAACGTTAATTTTGATCAAATAAAATGTCATTCATATAGAAGATGTTACAAGCTGTATGAATAATACAAGCAAAGGTCACTAATGGATGTGTTATGTGTCACATAATAGCTTACTATTATATCAATGTTTGTAAGGCTAGAAGATTGTCTTTGCTTTTGATTTCTTGAAAGCATTGTTTTGTGTCACAAGCAGTCGATTTGATAAGGGCTTTAAGGTTTGAAACTCTCAAATTTGGGTTCAAATTACACCAATACAATTTCAATCTATTTTTTTGTGGCCATAATCATGAGTGTTCTGACACATCTTCCGTCACGGATTAGCTTTTAGGCTCATGAATCTTAAAAATATATTATGAGGTCAATGAAAATTTATGAAGTTAATCATGAATGTTTACATGAATACTTGTTAATAAACTATTTCTTCATCTAGTGCACACATTTTTCGAAAGTAGGAGCAACACGTTCCATTAGAGAATTGGGTTCAAGAACCTAAATAACATAACCTGTTTTTGTTACAACTAAATAACATAACTTTTATCAGGCTGTTAGTTCAATTAATTAAGTCATTCTGCCAGTAAAAGATAACACCTGTCTTATTTTAGTTACTTCCGCTGTCCCATATTTAAATTAGGATTAATTTCAGTTTACCCACCTAAAGTTTGATGTTGACATCATTTCACCCTCCGTACTCTCAATTTTGAATTTTTACCACCCAATCTCTCCAATTTTAGCCTTCCGTCCCCCATCTCTCATGTTTCGTCCAATTGGTCCGTTAAATCAGAAAATTGAGGGTTAAAATGGTCATTTTCACATAATATTACATCCAAAAATTGAAATGAGCGGCATAAACTTAACCTATTATACATACAAAGATTTGCCGCCAAAATTTGAACCACCACAAATCCATTAAGTACTAGAATGTGGAAACAACAAATTGGCAGCATATTTAGGGAATTCCAGTAAAAAAAAAAACCTACTACATATATGTGAAAGAACAAATGACAATCACAACCAAATATAGATTTTAAAGGAGTTTTCATATATTACATACAATAAATTGGTGCATACATTGTCTTGAGCATTATAACCCTAATGGATGACCATGAATACTTTACATCCATTAAACCAAAAAGGAAAATAGAAAGTTGCTTTAGGCTATAGCTCTAATCATTTTGTCAAAAAATTAGAGCTAGCAACCGATTGACTTATCTCAAGGTTGCACAAAAGGCAGCAACATTAACAAACCTAATATCGCAAAGTTCAAGGCATGCTAACAAGACAACATACAATACTTCAGTCTATTTTTTCCCATCAGTTGATCTGATTCTTGTAGATGACCTAGTAGATGTTGCTTGTCTAGATGATGAAGGTTTAGGATGTGGGTTTACCCTTGTTGAAGTAGGAGATGTAGCTCTTGATATTGCTAGAGTAGAAGTTGTTACACTTGACATTGTTGTAGTAGCAGCAGAATGTCTTGAAGTTGTTGCAGATCTACCATTTGATCCTCTTGACACATTAGATTTTTTTGCTGCTGCTGCCTGTTCTGCTTTCTTTAAATCTCTCTTTTCCTACATAAAGACACACCATTACATGCAAACAAATACCCCAATAGTTAATAATGCATGCAACAAAGCAAGATTGTTACCTTCAGCTTTTGTGCCTTTAGTTGTATCTTCTTCCTCAAATCATTTGTGCTCACTGGTCCCTTTTTGCTAGTGTTGTTCTACAACACACACACAAATAAAAATAGACACACCAATAACCAAATTTCACGATATAGAGAGATATAAAGTTCATACCTGAGTTTGAGATGTAGATGCATCCAACTTTCTCTTCTTGGTACTGCTTGTTGAGGTCTTGTCCTTGGGTGGCAAGTGTCGATGAGAAGTCTTCCTATTATGACCAATTTGATTGCAGTTGCCACACTTAAGAGACCTTTGAATTCTGCCAAGCTTGGTATCATCAGTGGTTGCCTTCCTTTCAAATGCATCTTTTCTTCTGTTTGTCCTTGGTCTCCCTGGTTGTCGGTTGTATAGGGTGGGGGGGGGGGGGGGGGTAATGGACTCTTGGACCACAACTCCATATCATACCATTAACAGGCTTGATTGTGTTAGCATAAATTATCATGTAGGTTTCAAGTAACATAGATCAACATAATCTTCAGGGGCATGTCTCATAAAATTAATGGCTGCCACAACATGTTTACATGGGATGCCAGTTAAATCCCATCTTCTGCATGCACAAGTGCGGGCTTGAAGGTCCACCACATACTTGCTGCCTCCTAGGCTTTGAAC
This genomic interval carries:
- the LOC101312335 gene encoding putative uncharacterized hydrolase YOR131C-like, with product MPLLFFPRTTTALFLSPKFKFPKLPMAAATNTTLSAAAPPRARLRGVVFDMDGTLTVPVIDFAAMYRAVLGEKEYIRIRAENPSGIDILHHIEGWSNDRQQKAYETIADFERRGLDRLQIMPGAAELCDFLDSKNIRRGLITRNVKSAVDLFHERFRLSFSPALSREFRPYKPDPAPLLHICSAWEVNPSEVMMVGDSLKDDVACGKRAGAFACLLDEVGRYDSPEFANVHHKPDFKVSSLTEVHSILEKHFDLAP
- the LOC101293294 gene encoding probable folate-biopterin transporter 9, chloroplastic-like; the protein is MMNLSRKQPHHPFHLKPPIICLHRQNPDNTIIHNLKEPKIQLKNPILVTPTQVVYRKAKKNRANVERRGLPKLGSQQMMILCGFGYWVQGFRCFPWLALNFHMAHNLNMHPSILQLVQHSGNLPMVAKPLYGLLSDALYIGGAHRIPYVSIGVLLQVLSWGSLALVPVAAKALPTIMACVLLSNLGASITEVAKDALVAEYGQQHRMKGLQSYAFMALAAGGILGNLLGGYFLMKAPPRTMFLLFSVLLSAQLAISSSIREDSLGLPQLSEHSLARKPILESLRKQLSDLMMGIQEQRIIRPLTWIVASIAIVPLLTGSIFCYQTQCLNLDPSVIGMSRVIGQLMLLSTTVLYDRYWKRVPMRKLIGIVQFVYAFSLLLDFILVRQINLRVGIPNEVFVLCFSGLAETIAQFKLLPFSVLFAHLCPRGCEGSLTAFLASALIFSSIVSGFLGIGLASLIGVTAGDYSSLPLGILVQFVAALLPLGWIHHLPMSETIVGKERKKSLSRRSQKNRRIGRVVYDSVYIYRRERESEAES
- the LOC101293583 gene encoding uncharacterized protein LOC101293583; its protein translation is MTSTTCGSEPISMKRSPPSPDDPSSLLGFGYSKLTLPLHHHHHHHQPLLRRCISDPYSPPPPPQTNPFLSAGHSPDLNKTTSSPSPTHFNSSLPPLPPPQQPPTLRRSVSDINPSPAQAFSRSSSSNDMSVETDTDTPNSKRLKRMKGRLKEMSEWCRQLMREEDLEQDEELEIGATQDMPDIDAIRDIPNDTSTEDSSEKEFSESVSVEKKDDSLVIHFRCHCDKAYQFLLNGTDCYYKLL